A single Curtobacterium sp. MCSS17_015 DNA region contains:
- the rpsK gene encoding 30S ribosomal protein S11, producing MATPKTAARKPRRKEKKNVAVGQAHIKSTFNNTIVSITDPSGAVLSWASSGAVGFKGSRKSTPFAAQLAAESAARQAAEHGVKKVDVFVKGPGSGRETAIRSLQAAGLEVGSINDVTPQAHNGCRPPKRRRV from the coding sequence ATGGCTACCCCCAAGACCGCCGCGCGCAAGCCGCGCCGCAAGGAGAAGAAGAACGTCGCCGTGGGCCAGGCCCACATCAAGAGCACGTTCAACAACACCATCGTCAGCATCACCGACCCGTCGGGTGCCGTCCTGAGCTGGGCGTCCTCGGGCGCCGTCGGCTTCAAGGGCTCGCGCAAGTCGACGCCGTTCGCGGCGCAGCTCGCTGCCGAGTCGGCTGCCCGTCAGGCCGCCGAGCACGGCGTCAAGAAGGTCGACGTCTTCGTCAAGGGCCCGGGCTCGGGTCGCGAGACGGCGATCCGCTCCCTCCAGGCCGCTGGCCTCGAGGTCGGCTCGATCAACGACGTCACGCCGCAGGCGCACAACGGGTGCCGCCCGCCGAAGCGCCGCCGCGTCTGA
- the rpsM gene encoding 30S ribosomal protein S13, whose product MARLAGVDIPREKRVEIALTYIYGVGRTRAVQTLAETGISGDIRVKDLTDDQLVALRDYIEGTFKVEGDLRREVAADIRRKVEIGSYEGLRHRRGLPVRGQRTKTNARTRKGPKRTVAGKKKAR is encoded by the coding sequence ATGGCACGTCTAGCAGGCGTCGACATCCCGCGCGAGAAGCGCGTGGAGATCGCACTCACCTACATCTACGGGGTCGGCCGTACCCGCGCCGTCCAGACGCTCGCGGAGACCGGCATCTCCGGCGACATCCGCGTCAAGGACCTCACCGACGACCAGCTCGTCGCCCTCCGCGACTACATCGAGGGCACCTTCAAGGTGGAGGGTGACCTCCGCCGTGAGGTCGCCGCCGACATCCGCCGCAAGGTCGAGATCGGTAGCTACGAGGGTCTCCGCCACCGTCGTGGTCTCCCGGTGCGCGGTCAGCGCACCAAGACCAACGCTCGTACCCGCAAGGGCCCGAAGCGCACCGTGGCAGGCAAGAAGAAGGCTCGATAG
- the rpmJ gene encoding 50S ribosomal protein L36: protein MKVNPSVKPICEHCRVIRRKGRVMVICKSNPRHKQRQG from the coding sequence ATGAAGGTCAACCCCAGCGTCAAGCCCATCTGCGAGCACTGCCGAGTGATCCGCCGGAAGGGCCGCGTCATGGTGATCTGCAAGAGCAACCCGCGTCACAAGCAGCGTCAGGGCTAG
- the infA gene encoding translation initiation factor IF-1: MAKKDGVIEIEGSVLEALPNAMFRVELTNGHKVLAHISGKMRQHYIRILPEDRVIVELSPYDLTRGRIVYRYK, from the coding sequence ATGGCCAAGAAAGACGGCGTCATCGAGATCGAGGGCTCGGTGCTCGAAGCTCTGCCCAACGCGATGTTCCGCGTTGAGCTGACCAACGGACACAAGGTCCTCGCGCACATCTCCGGGAAGATGCGCCAGCACTACATCCGCATCCTCCCCGAGGACCGCGTGATCGTGGAGCTGAGCCCGTACGACCTGACCCGCGGCCGGATCGTCTACCGCTACAAGTGA